Proteins co-encoded in one Paraburkholderia terrae genomic window:
- a CDS encoding multicopper oxidase family protein, translating into MIRRDFLARTLSVAVASLFTRNVFAQHSMHGMSGMSDMDDMPGMSSTHADNSHAAHATPKLAPETALPAGAPLAALRKLANESSEAGVFRATLVAQPVRRQLMPGRSTSLWLYGDAAQGPIVGPLIDVREGDTVEIRLVNRLPQPSTIHWHGLPVPPDQDGNPMSPVAPGASHVYRFTLPPGSAGTYWYHPHPHMMSAEQVFRGLAGPIVVRAADDPLAAFPERHLFFSDLKLASDASIAPNDMMDWMNGREGQFVLVNGARRPRIDVAQDERWRLWNGCNARYLSVSLSGEHTFTQVGTDGGLLDKPRDGLTELLLAPGERAEIIVRAGAQTSAAILTAVTYDRRKMTMTEGKSLPADPAKPLADVRFVPGSPGGAARAVPPTLRPIAPLLPGTDNAADKAPQKSVVFTEAMDMTAMHRPGASMSALPPGMQFLINGASFDPSRVALTSRRGEVEVWSIENRTDMDHPFHLHGTQFQVIGRERGGASTREPFLAWRDTVNVQPGETVRIATVQRDAGERMFHCHILEHEDLGMMATLKVV; encoded by the coding sequence ATGATCCGCAGGGATTTTCTCGCCCGCACATTGAGCGTTGCCGTCGCGTCGCTCTTCACGCGCAACGTCTTCGCGCAGCACTCGATGCACGGCATGTCCGGCATGAGCGATATGGACGACATGCCTGGCATGTCGTCGACGCATGCCGACAACTCGCACGCCGCCCACGCAACCCCGAAGCTCGCGCCTGAAACGGCACTGCCCGCCGGCGCGCCGCTTGCCGCATTGCGCAAACTCGCGAATGAGAGCAGTGAGGCTGGCGTCTTTCGCGCGACGCTCGTCGCGCAACCCGTGCGCCGCCAGTTGATGCCGGGACGTTCGACGTCGCTATGGCTGTACGGCGACGCCGCGCAAGGGCCGATCGTCGGTCCGCTCATCGACGTGCGCGAAGGCGACACCGTCGAAATTCGCTTGGTCAACCGCCTGCCGCAGCCGTCGACGATCCACTGGCACGGTCTGCCCGTGCCGCCTGATCAGGACGGCAATCCGATGAGCCCAGTCGCGCCGGGCGCGTCGCACGTCTATCGCTTCACGCTGCCGCCCGGCAGTGCCGGCACGTACTGGTATCACCCGCATCCGCACATGATGTCGGCGGAACAGGTGTTTCGTGGGCTGGCCGGGCCGATCGTCGTGCGCGCCGCCGATGATCCGCTCGCCGCGTTCCCCGAGCGGCATCTGTTCTTCTCGGACCTGAAACTGGCAAGCGATGCGTCGATCGCGCCGAACGACATGATGGACTGGATGAACGGCCGCGAAGGACAGTTCGTGCTGGTGAACGGCGCGCGGCGCCCGCGTATCGATGTCGCGCAGGATGAGCGCTGGCGTCTGTGGAATGGGTGTAATGCGCGCTATCTGAGCGTGTCGCTGAGCGGTGAGCATACCTTCACGCAGGTTGGCACCGATGGCGGTCTGCTCGACAAGCCACGCGACGGATTGACGGAATTGCTGCTCGCGCCGGGCGAGCGCGCCGAGATCATCGTGCGCGCAGGTGCGCAGACGTCAGCGGCGATCCTCACCGCTGTCACATACGACCGCCGCAAGATGACGATGACTGAGGGCAAAAGCCTGCCCGCCGACCCTGCCAAACCGCTCGCCGACGTGCGCTTCGTGCCGGGCTCGCCGGGCGGCGCGGCGCGCGCCGTGCCGCCGACGCTACGTCCAATCGCGCCGCTCCTGCCAGGCACTGACAACGCCGCCGACAAAGCCCCGCAAAAATCCGTCGTTTTCACCGAAGCGATGGACATGACCGCCATGCACCGTCCTGGCGCGTCGATGTCGGCGCTGCCGCCCGGCATGCAGTTCTTGATCAACGGCGCCAGTTTCGATCCGTCGCGCGTCGCGCTCACCAGCCGGCGCGGAGAAGTCGAAGTCTGGTCGATCGAGAACCGCACGGACATGGATCATCCGTTCCATCTGCACGGCACGCAGTTTCAGGTGATCGGACGGGAGCGGGGCGGCGCAAGCACGCGCGAGCCGTTTCTCGCATGGCGGGATACCGTCAACGTGCAGCCCGGCGAGACGGTGCGCATCGCGACGGTGCAGCGCGACGCGGGCGAGCGGATGTTCCATTGCCACATACTGGAACACGAGGATCTCGGCATGATGGCAACCCTCAAGGTTGTCTGA
- a CDS encoding HoxN/HupN/NixA family nickel/cobalt transporter, which translates to MTPTLSLRPRLVTLYAGLITANLAAWAWALIAFRDYPLLLGTALLAYGFGLRHAVDADHIAAIDTVTRKLMQEGKRPLGVGLAFSLGHSTIVIAATVGIALTALSLHGRFEAFHAVGGTIGTIVSSVFLLVLAGVNLVILRDVWRRYRHVQQGGELTHEDAARGAPAGLLSRALKPLFRLVTKSWHMYPVGVLFGLGFDTATEIGLLAIAAAEAGKGLPLYSILVFPALFTAGMTLVDSTDNVLMVHAYSWAMDDPKRKLYYNASITFVSAVVAIAIGGIEALGLLSDKLGLSGGVWDAVAAVNERFGMLGYGIVSLFMLCWIGSILFHRWRRPAPLGR; encoded by the coding sequence ATGACGCCGACCCTTTCGCTGCGCCCCCGCCTCGTCACGCTGTATGCCGGCCTGATCACCGCCAATCTCGCCGCGTGGGCGTGGGCGCTGATCGCGTTTCGCGACTATCCGCTGCTGCTCGGCACCGCGTTGCTCGCCTACGGCTTCGGCCTGCGGCACGCCGTCGACGCCGACCACATCGCCGCAATCGACACCGTCACGCGCAAGCTGATGCAGGAAGGCAAGCGGCCGCTCGGCGTCGGACTGGCGTTCTCGCTCGGACATTCGACCATCGTGATCGCCGCCACCGTCGGCATCGCGTTGACGGCGCTGTCGCTGCACGGGCGCTTCGAGGCCTTTCATGCCGTGGGCGGAACCATTGGCACGATAGTGTCGTCGGTCTTTCTGCTGGTGCTGGCAGGCGTGAACCTCGTGATCCTGCGCGATGTGTGGCGCCGCTACCGGCACGTGCAGCAAGGCGGAGAACTGACGCACGAAGACGCCGCACGCGGTGCGCCCGCCGGTCTGCTGTCGCGCGCGCTGAAGCCCCTCTTCCGGCTCGTCACGAAAAGCTGGCACATGTACCCCGTCGGTGTGCTGTTCGGCCTCGGCTTCGACACGGCGACGGAAATCGGCCTGCTCGCCATCGCCGCCGCCGAAGCGGGCAAAGGCCTGCCGCTCTACTCGATCCTCGTGTTTCCCGCGCTCTTCACGGCGGGCATGACGCTCGTCGATTCGACCGACAACGTGCTGATGGTCCACGCCTACAGCTGGGCCATGGACGACCCGAAGCGCAAGCTCTACTACAACGCGAGCATCACGTTCGTGTCCGCCGTAGTCGCGATCGCGATCGGCGGCATCGAGGCACTCGGCTTGCTATCGGACAAGCTCGGACTCAGCGGCGGTGTGTGGGACGCGGTGGCAGCCGTCAACGAACGCTTCGGCATGCTGGGCTACGGCATCGTGAGCCTCTTCATGCTGTGCTGGATCGGCTCGATTTTGTTTCATCGCTGGCGCAGGCCCGCGCCGCTCGGCCGGTAA
- a CDS encoding cupin domain-containing protein encodes MSHDHEHTPQTPIDWREHGVKVIKGDQLDTNTPQTPGMNRAAAINAARAGAQKLWAGTVTIHPNAKTGAHHHGALESVIYVVRGHARMRWGEHLEFTAEAGPGDFIFVPPYVPHQEINASTDDPLECVLVRSDNEAVVVNLNIDAVEQPETVYWVDPIHKHPHDH; translated from the coding sequence ATGAGCCACGATCACGAGCACACACCCCAAACCCCGATTGACTGGCGCGAACACGGCGTCAAAGTCATCAAGGGCGACCAGCTCGACACGAACACACCACAAACCCCGGGCATGAACCGCGCCGCCGCGATCAACGCCGCGCGCGCCGGCGCGCAAAAGCTATGGGCGGGCACCGTCACAATCCACCCCAACGCAAAGACAGGCGCGCACCACCACGGCGCGCTAGAAAGCGTGATCTACGTCGTACGTGGCCACGCCCGCATGCGCTGGGGCGAGCATCTGGAATTCACGGCCGAAGCGGGCCCCGGCGACTTCATCTTCGTGCCCCCGTATGTGCCACATCAAGAAATCAACGCCAGCACCGACGATCCCCTCGAATGCGTGCTCGTACGCAGCGACAACGAAGCCGTCGTCGTGAACCTGAACATCGACGCCGTCGAGCAACCCGAAACCGTCTACTGGGTCGACCCGATCCACAAGCACCCGCACGATCATTGA
- the cspD gene encoding cold shock domain-containing protein CspD: protein MATGTVKWFNDAKGFGFITPDEGGEDLFAHFSAIQMNGFKTLKEGQKVSFEVVQGPKGKQASNIQSAA, encoded by the coding sequence ATGGCAACTGGTACGGTCAAGTGGTTCAACGACGCGAAAGGTTTCGGATTCATTACGCCCGACGAAGGCGGTGAGGATCTGTTTGCACACTTTTCGGCTATCCAGATGAACGGTTTCAAGACCCTCAAGGAAGGCCAAAAGGTTAGCTTCGAGGTCGTTCAAGGCCCGAAGGGTAAACAGGCATCGAACATTCAGTCCGCAGCCTGA
- the icd gene encoding NADP-dependent isocitrate dehydrogenase, with translation MAYQHITVPADGDKITVNPDFSLNVSDQPIIPYIEGDGTGVDITPVMIKVVDAAVAKAYGGKKKIHWMEIFAGEKATKVYGPDVWLPEETMQVVKDYIVSIKGPLTTPVGGGIRSLNVALRQELDLYVCLRPVQYFKGVPSPLREPEKVNMVIFRENSEDIYAGIEWPAGSPEAKKVIQFLREEMGVKKIRFPDSSGIGVKPVSREGTERLVRKAIQYALDHDRRTVTLVHKGNIMKYTEGAFRDYGYALAQKEFGAELIDGGPWMKVKNPKTGNDVVVKDVIADAFLQQILLRPAEYDVIATLNLNGDYISDALAAQVGGIGIAPGANMSDSVAMFEATHGTAPKYAGKDYVNPGSEILSAEMMLRHLGWTEAADAILKSMEKSILSKRVTYDFARLMEGATQVSCSGFGQVMIDNM, from the coding sequence ATGGCGTATCAGCACATCACGGTTCCGGCTGACGGTGACAAGATCACAGTCAACCCGGATTTCTCGCTCAACGTTTCCGATCAGCCGATCATTCCGTACATCGAAGGTGACGGCACGGGCGTCGACATTACGCCCGTGATGATCAAGGTCGTCGATGCAGCGGTCGCAAAGGCCTACGGCGGCAAGAAGAAAATCCACTGGATGGAAATCTTCGCGGGCGAGAAGGCGACCAAGGTCTATGGTCCCGACGTGTGGCTGCCGGAAGAAACGATGCAGGTGGTGAAGGACTACATCGTGTCGATCAAAGGGCCGCTCACGACGCCCGTCGGTGGCGGCATCCGCTCGCTGAACGTCGCGCTGCGCCAGGAACTGGACCTCTACGTGTGCCTGCGCCCCGTGCAGTACTTCAAAGGCGTGCCGTCGCCGCTGCGCGAACCGGAGAAGGTCAACATGGTGATCTTCCGCGAGAACTCGGAAGACATCTACGCCGGCATCGAATGGCCGGCGGGTTCGCCCGAGGCGAAAAAGGTCATCCAGTTCCTGCGCGAAGAAATGGGCGTGAAGAAGATCCGCTTCCCGGACTCGTCGGGTATCGGCGTGAAGCCGGTGTCGCGCGAAGGCACCGAGCGTCTGGTGCGCAAGGCGATCCAGTATGCGCTCGACCACGATCGCCGCACGGTCACGCTGGTACACAAGGGCAACATCATGAAGTACACGGAAGGTGCATTCCGTGACTACGGCTATGCGCTCGCGCAAAAAGAGTTCGGCGCGGAGCTGATCGATGGCGGCCCGTGGATGAAGGTGAAGAATCCGAAGACGGGCAATGATGTCGTCGTGAAGGACGTGATCGCCGATGCGTTCCTTCAGCAGATCCTGCTGCGTCCCGCCGAGTACGACGTGATCGCGACGCTGAACCTGAACGGCGACTACATCTCCGACGCACTGGCCGCGCAGGTGGGCGGCATCGGCATTGCGCCGGGCGCGAACATGTCGGACTCCGTCGCGATGTTCGAAGCCACGCACGGCACGGCGCCGAAATACGCGGGCAAAGACTATGTGAATCCGGGTTCGGAGATTCTGTCGGCGGAAATGATGCTGCGGCATCTGGGCTGGACGGAAGCGGCTGATGCGATTCTGAAGTCGATGGAAAAGTCGATTCTGTCGAAGCGCGTCACGTATGACTTCGCGCGCCTGATGGAAGGCGCGACGCAGGTGTCGTGCTCGGGCTTCGGTCAGGTGATGATCGACAACATGTGA
- a CDS encoding DUF192 domain-containing protein yields MRFSLRSLIARFAIAVALPVAALSAVSLTAMSAQDAHAQQMPQGAKQPSEFPRAKLTAGMYVIDAAVAANDPDREQGLMYRTQLAPNEGMLFVFGENAVHCFWMKNTLIPLSIAFMRADGTITDIDEMQAETTNNHCPKNNGVYALEMSKGWFTSKGIKPGMKMQGLPAPQ; encoded by the coding sequence GTGCGATTTTCATTGCGCTCGTTGATCGCGCGCTTCGCGATTGCAGTTGCATTGCCTGTTGCCGCATTGTCGGCCGTGTCGCTGACGGCGATGTCCGCGCAGGATGCGCATGCGCAGCAGATGCCCCAGGGCGCCAAACAACCCAGCGAATTTCCGCGCGCCAAGCTCACGGCAGGCATGTACGTCATCGACGCCGCCGTCGCCGCGAACGATCCGGACCGCGAGCAAGGTTTGATGTACCGCACGCAACTCGCACCGAACGAAGGCATGCTGTTCGTGTTCGGCGAGAACGCCGTGCATTGCTTCTGGATGAAGAACACGCTGATCCCGCTGTCGATCGCATTCATGCGCGCGGACGGCACGATCACCGACATCGACGAGATGCAGGCGGAAACCACCAACAACCATTGCCCGAAGAACAACGGCGTTTACGCGCTGGAGATGAGCAAGGGCTGGTTCACGTCGAAGGGCATCAAGCCCGGTATGAAGATGCAGGGACTGCCGGCGCCGCAATAA
- a CDS encoding pseudouridine synthase: MTLLALNKPFGTICQFSAHETRASLADWVKMPGIYPAGRLDSDSEGLLLLTDDGALQARIAEPRHKLVKRYWAQVEGAPTDDVLKALARGVDLGDYVTRPCRAEFVEPSEALWARTPPIRYRAAIPTTWIELSITEGKNRQVRRMTAAVGFPTLRLVRVGVGALDIFSLGLQPGESIELPSRAPWEGVTSS; this comes from the coding sequence ATGACTCTGCTCGCTCTCAACAAACCCTTCGGCACGATCTGCCAGTTTTCGGCGCACGAAACGCGCGCGTCGCTGGCCGATTGGGTAAAGATGCCCGGCATCTATCCCGCGGGGCGACTCGACTCTGATAGCGAAGGTCTACTGCTGCTCACCGACGACGGCGCACTGCAGGCGCGTATCGCGGAGCCGCGGCACAAGCTGGTGAAGCGATATTGGGCGCAAGTAGAAGGCGCGCCAACAGACGACGTTCTGAAGGCGCTCGCGCGCGGCGTCGATCTCGGCGACTATGTGACGCGTCCTTGTCGAGCGGAATTCGTCGAACCCAGTGAAGCGCTATGGGCCCGCACGCCGCCCATTCGATATCGCGCGGCGATTCCGACCACATGGATCGAACTGTCGATCACCGAAGGCAAGAACCGCCAGGTACGCCGCATGACGGCGGCCGTTGGCTTTCCAACGTTGCGTCTCGTTCGGGTCGGCGTCGGCGCGCTCGATATTTTTTCGCTTGGATTGCAGCCAGGCGAGAGCATCGAGCTACCTTCGCGCGCGCCCTGGGAAGGTGTCACATCGTCGTGA
- the fusA gene encoding elongation factor G, whose product MPRKTPIERYRNIGISAHIDAGKTTTTERILFYTGVTHKIGEVHDGAATMDWMEQEQERGITITSAATTAFWKGMAGNYPEHRINIIDTPGHVDFTIEVERSMRVLDGACMVYDSVGGVQPQSETVWRQANKYKVPRIAFVNKMDRVGADFFRVQRQIAERLKGVAVPIQIPIGAEEHFQGVVDLVKMKAILWDDESQGIKFTYEEIPDNLKDLAHEWREKMVEAAAEASEEMLEKYLTDHESLTEDEIKAGLRKRTIANEIVPMLCGSAFKNKGVQAMLDAVIDYLPSPVDVPAILGHTEDDKEAERHPSDDEPFSALAFKIMTDPFVGQLIFFRVYSGVVNSGDTVYNPVKEKKERLGRILQMHANERKEIKEVRAGDIAAAVGLKEATTGDTLCDPNNIIILERMIFPEPVISQAVEPKTKVDQEKMGIALNRLAQEDPSFRVQTDEESGQTIISGMGELHLEILVDRMKREFGVEATVGKPQVAYRETVRIKVEGVEGKFVKQSGGRGQYGHAVITLEPDPGKGYEFVDAIKGGVIPREFIPAVDKGIQETLKAGVLAGYPVVDVKVTLTFGSYHDVDSNENAFRMAGSMAFKDAMRKAKPVLLEPMMAVEVETPEDFMGNVMGDLSGRRGIVQGMEDIAGGGGKLVRAEVPLSEMFGYSTSLRSLTQGRATYTMEFKHYAETPNNVSEGIINSKSK is encoded by the coding sequence GTGCCCCGCAAGACTCCTATCGAGCGATACCGGAACATCGGTATCAGTGCTCACATCGATGCCGGCAAGACCACCACCACCGAACGCATTCTTTTCTACACTGGCGTGACTCACAAGATCGGCGAGGTTCACGACGGCGCGGCGACGATGGACTGGATGGAACAGGAGCAGGAGCGCGGCATCACGATTACCTCGGCGGCCACGACAGCCTTCTGGAAAGGCATGGCGGGCAATTATCCGGAGCATCGGATCAACATCATCGACACGCCGGGCCACGTCGACTTCACGATCGAAGTCGAACGCTCGATGCGCGTGCTCGACGGCGCGTGCATGGTGTACGACTCGGTCGGCGGCGTGCAGCCGCAGTCCGAAACCGTATGGCGCCAGGCGAACAAGTACAAGGTGCCGCGCATTGCGTTCGTCAACAAGATGGACCGTGTGGGCGCCGACTTCTTCCGCGTGCAGCGTCAGATCGCCGAGCGCCTGAAGGGCGTCGCGGTGCCGATCCAGATTCCCATCGGCGCGGAAGAGCATTTCCAGGGCGTCGTGGATCTGGTCAAGATGAAGGCGATCCTCTGGGACGACGAGAGCCAGGGTATCAAGTTCACGTACGAAGAGATCCCGGACAACCTCAAGGACCTCGCGCATGAGTGGCGCGAAAAGATGGTCGAGGCGGCGGCGGAAGCGAGCGAAGAGATGCTCGAAAAGTATCTGACCGATCACGAGAGCCTGACGGAAGACGAGATCAAGGCGGGCTTGCGCAAACGCACGATCGCCAACGAGATCGTGCCGATGCTGTGCGGCAGCGCGTTCAAGAACAAGGGCGTGCAAGCCATGCTCGATGCCGTGATCGACTATCTGCCCTCGCCTGTCGACGTGCCCGCGATTCTCGGCCACACGGAAGACGACAAGGAAGCGGAGCGTCATCCGAGCGACGACGAGCCGTTCTCCGCGCTCGCGTTCAAGATCATGACGGACCCGTTCGTCGGTCAGCTGATCTTCTTCCGCGTGTATTCGGGCGTCGTGAATTCGGGCGATACCGTCTACAACCCGGTGAAGGAAAAGAAGGAGCGCCTCGGCCGTATTCTTCAGATGCACGCGAACGAGCGCAAGGAAATCAAGGAAGTGCGCGCGGGCGACATCGCGGCGGCTGTCGGTCTGAAGGAAGCGACCACGGGCGACACGTTGTGCGACCCGAACAACATCATCATCCTGGAACGGATGATCTTCCCTGAGCCGGTGATCTCGCAGGCCGTCGAGCCGAAGACGAAAGTCGACCAGGAAAAGATGGGCATTGCGCTGAACCGTCTCGCACAGGAAGACCCGTCGTTCCGCGTGCAAACGGACGAAGAGTCTGGACAGACGATTATTTCGGGCATGGGCGAGTTGCACCTGGAAATTCTCGTCGACCGGATGAAGCGCGAGTTCGGGGTCGAGGCGACGGTCGGCAAGCCGCAGGTTGCGTATCGCGAGACGGTGCGTATCAAGGTTGAAGGCGTGGAAGGCAAGTTCGTCAAGCAGTCGGGCGGACGTGGGCAGTATGGTCATGCCGTCATCACGCTCGAACCCGATCCGGGCAAGGGCTACGAGTTCGTCGATGCGATCAAGGGCGGCGTGATTCCACGCGAATTCATTCCGGCTGTCGACAAGGGTATTCAGGAAACGCTCAAGGCTGGCGTGCTGGCGGGTTATCCCGTTGTCGATGTGAAGGTGACGTTGACCTTTGGTTCGTACCATGACGTCGACTCGAATGAAAACGCGTTCCGGATGGCTGGTTCGATGGCGTTCAAGGATGCGATGCGTAAGGCGAAGCCGGTGCTTCTTGAGCCGATGATGGCTGTTGAAGTGGAGACGCCTGAGGACTTCATGGGTAACGTGATGGGCGATCTTTCTGGCCGGCGAGGTATTGTGCAGGGTATGGAGGATATTGCCGGCGGTGGCGGCAAGCTCGTGCGGGCTGAGGTGCCGCTTTCGGAGATGTTTGGGTATTCGACGTCGTTGCGGTCGCTTACGCAAGGGCGTGCTACCTATACGATGGAGTTCAAGCATTACGCTGAGACGCCGAATAATGTCTCGGAAGGGATTATTAATTCGAAGTCCAAGTAA